A stretch of Aspergillus nidulans FGSC A4 chromosome VI DNA encodes these proteins:
- a CDS encoding uncharacterized protein (transcript_id=CADANIAT00010433) translates to MSTESMSRDRPDILNTVNLVTQYSGLGLRIILFMGYCAIAIVVGKYGGGYHYTDVSSTDMTLFRKFCYIATVLYCPMALLTKIALLSILVRIFSPYKHRVRFIYGFLAAITIYYVIAEIVKIRMCDPVPGYWTLDPHAKCLDQRAALIADSVISMVSDILILVLPLPLTWSLQMSRNKKLRVVGMLSAGGLATAFSIYRLILVLRDGSSPDITIFFVCVILSGNAEGGVGLICACLPSLNILIAKVRNHSYRSKYGYYEQQSGDVQLSKVKGGTKNGASVNLSRRDPEEQDFVSDESGLISHAGAAGDVAVVDRHGDPAGRRSKGGIHKTVDVQQTVEVLAGRVQAGKKGSTY, encoded by the exons GGGCTActgcgccattgccattgttG TCGGCAAGTACGGTGGCGGTTACCACTACACCGACGTCTCCTCGACTGATATGACGCTGTTTCGCAAATTCTGCTACATCGCAACAGTCCTCTACTGCCCGATGGCGTTACTCACAAAAATCGCCCTGTTATCGATCCTCGTGCGCATCTTCTCCCCCTACAAACACCGTGTGCGGTTCATCTACGGCTTCCTCGCCGCAATCACTATCTACTATGTGATCGCGGAAATCGTCAAGATTCGCATGTGTGATCCTGTCCCGGGGTACTGGACGCTTGATCCACATGCGAAATGTCTGGACCAGCGCGCGGCGCTCATCGCCGACAGCGTGATCAGCATGGTCTCCGATATACTGATTCTGGTCTTACCGCTGCCGTTGACGTGGTCGTTGCAGATGTCGCGGAACAAGAAGTTGCGAGTCGTTGGTATGCTCTCCGCTGGTGGTCTTGCGACGGCGTTCAGTATCTATCGTCTTATCCTTGTTCTGCGCGATGGGAGTTCGCCAGATATaaccatcttcttcgtctgcgTGATTCTATCCGG AAACGCCGAAGGAGGCGTGGGCCTAATCTGCGCCTGCCTTCCGTCACTAAACATCCTGATCGCCAAGGTGCGCAACCACAGTTACCGCTCGAAATACGGATACTACGAGCAGCAAAGCGGAGACGTGCAGCTGTCCAAGGTCAAGGGCGGCACAAAGAATGGGGCGTCGGTAAATCTGTCGCGTCGGGATCCCGAGGAGCAGGACTTTGTGTCGGATGAGAGCGGCCTGATCAGCCACGCGGGAGCCGCGGgggatgttgctgttgttgatcGTCATGGAGATCCAGCTGGGAGGAGGAGTAAAGGAGGGATTCACAAGACGGTGGATGTGCAGCAGACGGTGGAAGTTTTGGCTGGACGTGTGCAGGCGGGGAAGAAGGGTTCAACGTACTGA